A genome region from Nocardia sp. NBC_01730 includes the following:
- a CDS encoding Crp/Fnr family transcriptional regulator, with amino-acid sequence MDEALARAGIFQGVEPTAVAALAKQLQPVDFPRGHVIFNEGEPGDRLYIITSGKVKIGRRSPDGRENLLTIMGPSDMFGELSIFDPGPRTSTATTVTEVRAVTMDRDALKAWIDQRPEIAEQLLRVLARRLRRTNNNLADLIFTDVPGRVAKALLQLAQRFGTQEAGALRVTHDLTQEEIAQLVGASRETVNKALADFAHRGWLRLEGKSVLISDSERLARRAR; translated from the coding sequence GTGGACGAGGCCCTCGCCAGAGCAGGCATCTTCCAGGGCGTCGAGCCCACTGCGGTGGCCGCCCTCGCCAAACAGCTGCAGCCCGTGGATTTCCCGCGCGGCCATGTCATCTTCAACGAGGGTGAGCCTGGCGACCGGCTGTATATCATCACGTCCGGCAAGGTGAAGATCGGTCGTCGCTCGCCCGATGGCCGGGAGAACCTGCTGACCATCATGGGCCCGTCCGATATGTTCGGTGAGCTGTCGATCTTCGACCCCGGCCCGCGCACCTCCACCGCTACCACGGTGACCGAGGTTCGCGCCGTGACGATGGACCGCGACGCCCTCAAGGCATGGATCGACCAGCGCCCCGAGATCGCCGAGCAGCTGCTCCGCGTGCTCGCCCGCCGCTTGCGCCGCACCAACAACAACCTGGCCGACCTGATCTTCACCGACGTTCCCGGCCGGGTCGCCAAGGCGCTGCTGCAGCTCGCGCAGCGGTTCGGCACTCAGGAGGCGGGCGCACTGCGGGTCACCCACGACCTGACCCAGGAGGAGATCGCCCAGCTGGTCGGTGCCTCCCGCGAGACCGTGAACAAGGCGCTCGCCGACTTCGCGCATCGCGGCTGGCTGCGGCTGGAGGGCAAGAGCGTGCTCATCTCCGACTCCGAGCGGCTCGCTCGCCGCGCGCGGTAA
- a CDS encoding MBL fold metallo-hydrolase, with amino-acid sequence MALEHPAYGQLRRVTPTAAVLLADNPGPMTLEGTNTWILRAPGRSDCVVVDPGPKDKSHGKAIAEAAGGEIALTLITHRHHDHTGGIDRLVELTGTPVRAKDSGFLRDSDATLVDGEVIEAAGLRITVLHTPGHTGDSVSFVLDDAVLTGDTILGAGTTVLDSSDGTLADYLSSLDKLVEAGKGKALLPAHGPDHPDLESIARYYIAHRHERLDQVRAALRVLGPDAGAMAVVRRVYADVDKRLWPAARSSVQAQLEYLRVYG; translated from the coding sequence ATGGCACTTGAGCACCCTGCGTATGGTCAGTTGCGTCGAGTCACCCCGACGGCGGCGGTGCTGCTCGCCGACAATCCAGGGCCGATGACGCTGGAGGGGACCAACACCTGGATACTGCGCGCTCCGGGACGATCGGACTGTGTGGTGGTCGACCCGGGGCCCAAGGACAAGTCGCACGGTAAGGCGATCGCCGAGGCCGCCGGGGGCGAGATCGCCCTTACCCTGATCACCCACCGCCACCATGACCATACCGGCGGCATCGATCGGCTGGTCGAGCTGACCGGAACACCGGTACGGGCAAAGGATTCCGGCTTTCTGCGGGACTCGGACGCGACGCTGGTGGATGGCGAGGTGATCGAGGCGGCGGGTTTGCGGATCACCGTGCTGCACACGCCGGGCCACACCGGCGACTCGGTGAGCTTCGTTCTCGACGATGCGGTGCTGACCGGCGACACTATCCTCGGCGCGGGCACCACCGTGCTGGACTCCAGCGACGGCACCCTGGCCGACTACCTGTCGTCGCTGGACAAGCTGGTCGAGGCGGGCAAGGGCAAGGCGCTGCTGCCCGCGCATGGCCCGGACCATCCCGACCTGGAGTCGATCGCGCGGTACTACATCGCCCATCGGCACGAGCGGCTCGACCAGGTGCGTGCGGCATTGCGCGTGCTTGGGCCGGACGCCGGTGCGATGGCGGTGGTGCGGCGCGTGTACGCCGACGTGGACAAGCGGTTGTGGCCGGCCGCGCGCAGTTCGGTGCAGGCACAGCTGGAATACCTTCGGGTGTACGGCTGA